The following proteins are co-located in the Malus sylvestris chromosome 13, drMalSylv7.2, whole genome shotgun sequence genome:
- the LOC126597625 gene encoding uncharacterized protein LOC126597625 — protein MSGPSDRRFDLNLVEEAAPPSPDNIWRPSFVSPTGPLTVGDSVMKNDMTVAVVARNLLTPKDNRLLSKRSDELSVKDSLALSVQCAGYVSNMAQRLFARTRQVESLAAEVMSLKQEIRGLKHENKQLHRLAHDYATNMKRKLDQMKESDGQVLLDHQRFVGLFQRHLLPSSSGAVPRNEAPNDQSLMPPPSRVLSSTEAPNDPPPVPSLSEALPTAETSPKQPL, from the coding sequence atgtctggcccctccgaccgtcgttttgacttgaaccttgttgaagaggcagccccgccttctccagacaacatatggcgcccatccttcgtctcccctactggtcctcttaccgttggggattccgtgatgaagaatgatatgaccgttgcggtagtggccaggaaccttctcactcccaaagataacagactactttccaaacggtctgatgagttgtctgttaaggattctctggctctcagtgttcagtgtgcaggttatgtgtctaatatggcccaacgcctatttgctcgaacccgccaagttgaatcattggcggctgaagtgatgagtctcaaacaggagattagagggctcaagcatgagaataaacagttgcaccggctcgcacatgactatgctacaaacatgaagaggaagcttgaccagatgaaggaatctgatggtcaggttttacttgatcatcagagatttgtgggtttgttccaaaggcatttattgccttcgtcttctggggctgtaccgcgtaatgaggctccaaatgatcaatctctgatgcctcctccttctagggttttgtctagtactgaggctccgaatgatccccctccggtgccttctctttctgaggctctaccgactgctgagacttctcctaagcaacctttgtga
- the LOC126597620 gene encoding serine/threonine-protein kinase AFC1-like isoform X2 produces MVAIKVVRSIKKYREAAMIEVDVLQLLGKYDRNGSRCVQIRNWFDYRNHICIVFEMLGPSLYDFLRKNNYHAFPVDLVRELGRQLLECVAFMHDMRLIHTDMKPENILFVSSEYIKVPDNKFSSRPPKDGTSYRRLPKSSAIKVIDFGSTAYEHQEHNYIVSTRHYRAPEVILGLGWSYPCDIWSVGCILVELCSGEALFQTHENLEHLAMMERVLGPMPHHMLKRVDRHAEKYVRRGRLDWPEGATSRESIKAVLKLHRLQNIVMQHVDHSAGDLIDLLQGLLRFDPSNRLTAPEALRHPFFTRDHYRRF; encoded by the exons atggtAGCTATAAAAGTTGTCAGGAGTATCAAGAAATACCGTGAAGCAGCAATGATTGAAGTTGATGTGCTACAGTTGCTTGGGAAGTATGACAGAAATGGAAGTCG TTGTGTTCAAATACGGAACTGGTTTGACTATCGTAACCATATATGTATC GTATTTGAGATGCTTGGGCCAAGCTTATACGATTTCCTCCGGAAAAATAATTATCATGCATTTCCGGTTGATCTTGTCCGTGAACTTGGCAGGCAACTGTTGGAATGTGTAGCAT TCATGCATGATATGCGTCTCATCCATACCGACATGAAGCCTGAGAACATACTATTTGTTTCTTCAGAATACATTAAAGTACCCGACAATAAG TTTTCATCCCGGCCACCAAAAGATGGAACCAGTTATAGAAGGTTGCCAAAGTCTAGTGCTATCAAGGTTATTGATTTTGGCAGCACAGCCTATGAGCATCAAGAGCACAATTACATTGTGTCGACAAGGCACTACCGGGCACCTGAGGTTATTCTGG GACTTGGATGGAGTTATCCATGTGACATATGGAGTGTTGGTTGCATCTTGGTAGAGTTGTGTTCG GGAGAAGCTTTGTTTCAGACACACGAGAACTTGGAACACCTGGCTATGATGGAGAGGGTTTTAGGTCCAATGCCACATCACATGTTGAAAAGAGTGGA CCGTCATGCTGAGAAGTATGTCAGACGGGGTAGATTGGACTGGCCAGAAGGTGCAACTTCTCGAGAAAGTATTAAAGCTGTTTTAAAGCTACATCGGCTCCAG AATATAGTGATGCAGCATGTCGATCATTCAGCTGGTGATCTCATCGACCTCCTGCAAGgtctccttagatttgatccctCCAACAGGCTAACAGCTCCAGAAGCCCTTAGGCATCCCTTCTTTACCAGGGATCATTACCGGAGGTTTTAG
- the LOC126597620 gene encoding serine/threonine-protein kinase AFC2-like isoform X1, with protein sequence MLKPLKNAPNTKLNQGSNPAAQQLHVPTNSPDYSSQSHPTACGRSQRTGVRAFSPSLVIYSFNQIGEFRVRVLNCMEMDYVSEFPLSHIDRRPRKRPRFAWDPPQPHPKAQSGIYYEQDVGNGTSFGPTGVLPDHPSVFVKGLTQKGSPPRRDDDKDGHYMFALGENLTSRYKIHRKIGEGTFGQVLECWDRETKEMVAIKVVRSIKKYREAAMIEVDVLQLLGKYDRNGSRCVQIRNWFDYRNHICIVFEMLGPSLYDFLRKNNYHAFPVDLVRELGRQLLECVAFMHDMRLIHTDMKPENILFVSSEYIKVPDNKFSSRPPKDGTSYRRLPKSSAIKVIDFGSTAYEHQEHNYIVSTRHYRAPEVILGLGWSYPCDIWSVGCILVELCSGEALFQTHENLEHLAMMERVLGPMPHHMLKRVDRHAEKYVRRGRLDWPEGATSRESIKAVLKLHRLQNIVMQHVDHSAGDLIDLLQGLLRFDPSNRLTAPEALRHPFFTRDHYRRF encoded by the exons ATGCTCAAGCCTCTTAAGAATGCTCCAAACACCAAACTCAACCAGGGTTCAAATCCAGCCGCACAACAGCTCCACGTACCAACCAACAGTCCAGATTATTCCTCCCAATCACATCCGACGGCTTGCGGTAGATCACAAAGAACAGGGGTTAGGGCGTTTTCTCCGTCTCTCGTGATCTATTCGTTTAATCAGATCGGTgaatttagggttagggttttgaattGTATGGAGATGGATTACGTGTCGGAGTTCCCTCTTTCACACATTGATCGGCGTCCAAGAAAGCGCCCCAGGTTTGCTTGGGACCCCCCTCAGCCTCACCCAAAG GCTCAGTCAGGAATATATTATGAGCAAGATGTTGGAAATGGGACAAGCTTTGGACCTACGGGAGTACTCCCAGACCATCCTAGTGTTTTTGTAAAGGGGTTGACTCAAAAAGGCTCTCCCCCGCGGCGAGATGATGACAAAGATGGACATTACATGTTTGCGCTTGGAGAAAATTTAACATCTCGCT ATAAGATCCACCGAAAAATTGGTGAAG GAACTTTTGGTCAGGTTTTGGAATGCTGggatagggaaacaaaagaaatggtAGCTATAAAAGTTGTCAGGAGTATCAAGAAATACCGTGAAGCAGCAATGATTGAAGTTGATGTGCTACAGTTGCTTGGGAAGTATGACAGAAATGGAAGTCG TTGTGTTCAAATACGGAACTGGTTTGACTATCGTAACCATATATGTATC GTATTTGAGATGCTTGGGCCAAGCTTATACGATTTCCTCCGGAAAAATAATTATCATGCATTTCCGGTTGATCTTGTCCGTGAACTTGGCAGGCAACTGTTGGAATGTGTAGCAT TCATGCATGATATGCGTCTCATCCATACCGACATGAAGCCTGAGAACATACTATTTGTTTCTTCAGAATACATTAAAGTACCCGACAATAAG TTTTCATCCCGGCCACCAAAAGATGGAACCAGTTATAGAAGGTTGCCAAAGTCTAGTGCTATCAAGGTTATTGATTTTGGCAGCACAGCCTATGAGCATCAAGAGCACAATTACATTGTGTCGACAAGGCACTACCGGGCACCTGAGGTTATTCTGG GACTTGGATGGAGTTATCCATGTGACATATGGAGTGTTGGTTGCATCTTGGTAGAGTTGTGTTCG GGAGAAGCTTTGTTTCAGACACACGAGAACTTGGAACACCTGGCTATGATGGAGAGGGTTTTAGGTCCAATGCCACATCACATGTTGAAAAGAGTGGA CCGTCATGCTGAGAAGTATGTCAGACGGGGTAGATTGGACTGGCCAGAAGGTGCAACTTCTCGAGAAAGTATTAAAGCTGTTTTAAAGCTACATCGGCTCCAG AATATAGTGATGCAGCATGTCGATCATTCAGCTGGTGATCTCATCGACCTCCTGCAAGgtctccttagatttgatccctCCAACAGGCTAACAGCTCCAGAAGCCCTTAGGCATCCCTTCTTTACCAGGGATCATTACCGGAGGTTTTAG
- the LOC126597620 gene encoding serine/threonine-protein kinase AFC1-like isoform X3 — protein MTEMEVVMHDMRLIHTDMKPENILFVSSEYIKVPDNKFSSRPPKDGTSYRRLPKSSAIKVIDFGSTAYEHQEHNYIVSTRHYRAPEVILGLGWSYPCDIWSVGCILVELCSGEALFQTHENLEHLAMMERVLGPMPHHMLKRVDRHAEKYVRRGRLDWPEGATSRESIKAVLKLHRLQNIVMQHVDHSAGDLIDLLQGLLRFDPSNRLTAPEALRHPFFTRDHYRRF, from the exons ATGACAGAAATGGAAGTCG TCATGCATGATATGCGTCTCATCCATACCGACATGAAGCCTGAGAACATACTATTTGTTTCTTCAGAATACATTAAAGTACCCGACAATAAG TTTTCATCCCGGCCACCAAAAGATGGAACCAGTTATAGAAGGTTGCCAAAGTCTAGTGCTATCAAGGTTATTGATTTTGGCAGCACAGCCTATGAGCATCAAGAGCACAATTACATTGTGTCGACAAGGCACTACCGGGCACCTGAGGTTATTCTGG GACTTGGATGGAGTTATCCATGTGACATATGGAGTGTTGGTTGCATCTTGGTAGAGTTGTGTTCG GGAGAAGCTTTGTTTCAGACACACGAGAACTTGGAACACCTGGCTATGATGGAGAGGGTTTTAGGTCCAATGCCACATCACATGTTGAAAAGAGTGGA CCGTCATGCTGAGAAGTATGTCAGACGGGGTAGATTGGACTGGCCAGAAGGTGCAACTTCTCGAGAAAGTATTAAAGCTGTTTTAAAGCTACATCGGCTCCAG AATATAGTGATGCAGCATGTCGATCATTCAGCTGGTGATCTCATCGACCTCCTGCAAGgtctccttagatttgatccctCCAACAGGCTAACAGCTCCAGAAGCCCTTAGGCATCCCTTCTTTACCAGGGATCATTACCGGAGGTTTTAG
- the LOC126597616 gene encoding pentatricopeptide repeat-containing protein At1g13040, mitochondrial-like — protein sequence MYRSLGVHRLIYRSRIVYYVKTGLIDQALQVFDEMTHSDCRVFSVDYNRFIGVLVKHSRYDLAEHYYYEMVPKGFSLDPFTYSRFISGLCKIRNFTLIEKLLRDMDRIGALPDIWAFNIYLNLLCQEDRMDFALELLHRMVDKGREPDGVSYTIIIDGLCKAGQFDTAVDIWNGMIKKGFRPNNIACTALVVGLCKGRKVDLAYDLVIDEMKGSVNFSSLIYNALISGFCRAGRIDKAQAIKSFMKRNGCEPDLVTHNVLLNYCCNQFMLEEAEKLMKKMERGGMEPDVYSYNQLLMGLCKVNRPDKAYLLMRTRMEPKGLCNVVSYNTIITAFCKASRTRSAYKLFEEMRHKGTVPDLVTFTILINAFLREGSSEIAKKLLDQTTAMGLLLDCIFYTTIVDHLCKNGKIEMAYSVFSEMFEKGITPDVISYNALINGLLKAYKVSDAMHLYEEMQTRGCSADGVTFKLIIGGLIRENKLSVACRVWDQMMEKGFTLDGAFSKTLVNAINSKDAT from the coding sequence ATGTATCGTAGTCTTGGCGTTCACCGCCTCATATACCGGAGCCGCATAGTGTACTACGTGAAAACTGGCCTCATCGATCAAGCACTACAGGTGTTCGACGAAATGACCCACTCGGACTGCCGGGTCTTCAGCGTCGACTACAACCGCTTCATCGGCGTACTCGTCAAGCACTCGCGGTACGATCTCGCCGAGCACTACTACTACGAAATGGTGCCGAAGGGGTTCTCATTGGACCCCTTTACTTACTCAAGGTTCATTTCTGGCTTGTGCAAGATTAGAAATTTCACCCTCATTGAGAAGCTTCTTCGAGACATGGATAGGATTGGGGCATTGCCTGACATCTGGGCTttcaatatatatttgaatCTTCTGTGCCAAGAAGACAGGATGGATTTCGCTTTGGAATTGCTTCATAGGATGGTTGACAAAGGAAGAGAGCCGGATGGTGTATCGTATACTATAATTATTGATGGGTTGTGTAAAGCTGGACAATTTGATACGGCAGTTGATATTTGGAATGGTATGATTAAGAAAGGGTTCAGGCCTAATAACATTGCGTGCACGGCGCTGGTTGTTGGGTTGTGCAAGGGTCGGAAGGTTGATTTGGCTTATGACCTTGTCATTGATGAAATGAAGGGTAGTGTTAATTTTAGTAGTTTGATTTATAATGCGTTGATTAGTGGGTTTTGTCGTGCCGGTAGGATTGATAAGGCACAAGCAATCAAGTCATTTATGAAGAGAAATGGTTGCGAGCCGGATTTGGTTACTCACAATGTGTTGTTGAATTATTGTTGTAATCAGTTCATGTTGGAGGAGGCTGAGAAGTTgatgaagaaaatggagagGGGTGGGATGGAACCTGATGTGTATAGTTATAATCAGCTTCTCATGGGCCTTTGTAAAGTTAATAGACCGGATAAGGCGTATTTGTTGATGAGAACTAGGATGGAGCCAAAAGGGTTGTGTAATGTTGTGTCGTACAATACCATCATTACAGCATTTTGCAAGGCAAGCCGTACCCGAAGTGCTTACAAATTGTTTGAGGAAATGCGTCACAAGGGCACTGTGCCAGATTTGGTTACATTCACTATTCTTATAAATGCCTTTTTAAGAGAAGGTAGTTCAGAGATAGCCAAGAAGCTTCTTGATCAGACAACAGCAATGGGTCTGTTGCTTGACTGTATATTTTACACTACAATAGTTGATCACCTATGTAAGAATGGGAAGATTGAAATGGCTTATAGTGTTTTCAGTGAAATGTTTGAGAAGGGAATCACCCCTGATGTGATTTCATATAATGCTCTCATTAACGGGCTGCTCAAGGCTTATAAAGTGAGTGACGCTATGCATCTCTACGAGGAAATGCAGACTAGAGGGTGTAGTGCTGACGGGGTAACTTTTAAATTGATAATTGGAGGTCTCATAAGGGAGAATAAGCTGTCAGTCGCTTGTAGGGTATGGGATCAGATGATGGAAAAGGGCTTTACTCTTGATGGAGCTTTCTCCAAGACTCTGGTTAATGCCATCAATTCAAAAGATGCTACATGA
- the LOC126596835 gene encoding NDR1/HIN1-like protein 13 — protein MSRRGDTNPHFVRPYPSQYPEQLPQTSPHSSSVPLPHHPGQHPEQPNLRPQWPGPHPPEQQVEPGTRQLQPPRRPRSKHPSGHLVSFHPVLEEHPPRTDQQTPHLDHEDQQPRTKYPGQKTHVAAPYDDHEGEQRPLKKHQGQKTPPIVPMVPAPHHGREDEQHRRPYPQGQPHGRHTRQQGLHAPRPKKTNVLAWSGAICCAIFWVLVILTGLVVLIVYLVFRPRTPKFDVSSATLNAAYLDMGYLLNADVTVLANFTNPNKKVSVDFSNLIIDLYYGNTRVATQYIEPFSAQRRQSMFANVHMVASQVRLGVLESIRLKKEMETDRARFEVKGYFRARANFGNILRYSYWLHGDCQVVLTRPPDGVLVARKCKTKQ, from the coding sequence ATGTCTCGCCGTGGAGACACCAACCCCCATTTTGTCCGGCCATATCCGTCACAATATCCAGAACAACTTCCCCAAACATCCCCACACAGTTCATCGGTGCCACTCCCACATCACCCTGGGCAGCATCCTGAGCAGCCCAACCTCAGACCACAATGGCCTGGACCGCATCCCCCCGAACAACAAGTTGAGCCAGGAACAAGACAATTACAGCCACCCCGCCGGCCCCGGTCTAAGCATCCGTCGGGTCATTTGGTGTCATTTCATCCAGTCCTTGAAGAACATCCTCCTCGGACAGACCAGCAAACCCCCCACCTTGATCATGAAGACCAACAGCCTCGGACAAAATATCCAGGCCAGAAAACCCATGTGGCAGCCCCATACGATGATCATGAAGGAGAACAGCGTCCTCTGAAAAAGCATCAAGGCCAGAAAACCCCCCCTATAGTTCCAATGGTGCCAGCCCCGCATCATGGTCGTGAAGACGAGCAACATCGTCGGCCATACCCACAAGGGCAGCCGCATGGCCGGCATACTCGCCAACAGGGCTTGCACGCACCACGGCCTAAAAAAACCAATGTCCTCGCATGGTCAGGAGCCATTTGCTGTGCAATATTTTGGGTTCTCGTTATCTTAACCGGCCTAGTGGTTCTCATAGTCTATCTTGTTTTTCGTCCCCGGACTCCGAAATTCGACGTCTCTTCCGCCACACTAAACGCAGCGTATCTTGACATGGGATATCTTCTCAATGCCGACGTTACAGTGCTGGCAAACTTCACCAACCCAAACAAGAAGGTCAGCGTTGACTTTAGCAACCTGATCATTGATCTTTATTACGGAAATACCCGCGTTGCTACGCAGTACATAGAACCCTTCTCTGCACAGAGGCGTCAGTCCATGTTCGCAAATGTTCATATGGTGGCTAGCCAGGTTCGTCTCGGAGTGCTGGAAAGCATAAGGCTCAAGAAGGAGATGGAGACCGATCGGGCCAGATTTGAGGTCAAGGGGTATTTCCGAGCACGAGCTAACTTCGGAAACATCCTCCGGTACTCCTACTGGTTGCACGGGGACTGCCAAGTTGTGCTCACTAGACCTCCTGATGGAGTTCTGGTCGCCAGAAAATGCAAGACAAAACAGTAG